One Oryza glaberrima chromosome 10, OglaRS2, whole genome shotgun sequence DNA segment encodes these proteins:
- the LOC127752672 gene encoding photosystem II protein D1-like codes for MTAILERRESTSLWGRFCNWITSTENRLYIGWFGVLMIPTLLTATSVFIIAFIAVPPVDIDGIREPVSGSLLYRNNIISGAIIPTSAAIGLHFYPIWEAASVDEWLYNGGPYELIVLHFLLGVACYMGREWELSFRLGMRPWIAVAYSAPVAAATAVFLIYPIGQGSFSDGMPLGISGTFNFMIVFQAEHNILMHPFHMLGVAGVFGGSLFSAMHGSLVTSSLIRETTENESANEGYRFGQEEETYNIVAAHGYFGRLIFQYASFNNSRLYIYI; via the coding sequence ATGACTGCAATTTTAGAGAGACGCGAAAGTACAAGCCTGTGGGGTCGCTTCTGCAACTGGATAACTAGCACCGAAAACCGTCTTTACATCGGATGGTTCGGTGTTTTGATGATCCCTACCTTATTGACCGCAACTTCTGTATTTATTATTGCCTTCATCGCTGTCCCTCCAGTAGATATTGATGGTATTCGTGAGCCTGTTTCTGGTTCTTTACTTTACAGAAATAATATTATCTCTGGTGCCATTATTCCTACTTCTGCGGCGATCGGATTGCACTTTTACCCAATTTGGGAAGCTGCATCTGTTGATGAGTGGTTATACAATGGCGGTCCTTATGAGCTAATTGTTCTACACTTCTTACTTGGTGTAGCTTGTTATATGGGTCGTGAGTGGGAACTGAGTTTCCGTCTGGGTATGCGTCCTTGGATTGCTGTTGCATATTCAGCTCCTGTTGCAGCTGCTACTGCTGTTTTCTTGATTTACCCTATTGGTCAAGGAAGTTTCTCTGATGGTATGCCTTTAGGAATATCTGGTACTTTCAACTTTATGATTGTATTCCAGGCAGAGCATAACATCCTTATGCATCCATTTCACATGTTAGGTGTAGCTGGTGTATTCGGCGGTTCCCTATTCAGTGCTATGCATGGTTCCTTGGTAACCTCTAGTTTGATCAGGGAAACCACTGAAAACGAATCTGCTAATGAGGGTTACAGATTTGGTCAAGAGGAAGAGACTTATAATATTGTGGCCGCTCATGGTTATTTTGGCCGATTAATCTTCCAATATGCTAGTTTTAACAACTCtcgtttatatatatatatataa